The DNA sequence ATAACAATACATATGATACTTCATATATAGTAGGTGTATCAACATATCCAAATGCTAGAGGAAAAGGATATATGAAAGATATGATGGAGTTTTCACTAAATGAACTTTATAAAAAAGGGCAATTGGTTTCACTGCTTATGCCTATAGATTACAGGCTTTATAGAAAATATGGATATGAACATTGCTATGATCAAATAGAGTATAAAGTAGATATAAATGATTTAAAACAATTTAAAATAAATGGTGATTTTGAAAAAGTTAAGGATAAACATATACAAGATATGATTAATATTTATAATAATTTTTTAATTAAAAATAATGGATATGTAGTCAGAGATGAAAATTATTATAACAACTTATTTAAAGAAATTAAATGTGAAAATGGACATATGTATATACATAAAGATGAAAATTATGATGGTTATATAATATACTTTATAATGGAAGATACTATGTTTGTCAGAGAAATATGTTATAAAAATATAAATGCTTTAAATTCTATTTTGAAATTTATATTTAACCATAATACACAGTGTAAAAAAGTTACGATTAGATCATCTATAACCGATAGTATAAGATATATTTTGCCTAATTTAAAGACTAGCGAAGTTAACATAAATCCATTTATGATGGGTAGAATTATAAATATACAAGGATTTATAGATAGTTTAAAAATAAAGTGTAACAATTTAGATGAAGCTTATATAGGAGTTGTAGACAATCAAATTGAACAAAATAATAAAGTATTTAAATTAAAAGTTGAAGACAATAAAGTTAGTGCTCAGGCAACTAGTGAAAGAGCTGATATAACCTTAAGTATAAATAATATTAGTCAGTTGGCTTTTTCTTATATAACATTAGATCAAGTATTATTTTTAA is a window from the Paraclostridium sordellii genome containing:
- a CDS encoding GNAT family N-acetyltransferase: MDIRYAKDGDLENIKDIWNYCFGDEEAFVDYYFNNKYKSKNTILIEEDGDLMSSLQLNQYKIKLNNNTYDTSYIVGVSTYPNARGKGYMKDMMEFSLNELYKKGQLVSLLMPIDYRLYRKYGYEHCYDQIEYKVDINDLKQFKINGDFEKVKDKHIQDMINIYNNFLIKNNGYVVRDENYYNNLFKEIKCENGHMYIHKDENYDGYIIYFIMEDTMFVREICYKNINALNSILKFIFNHNTQCKKVTIRSSITDSIRYILPNLKTSEVNINPFMMGRIINIQGFIDSLKIKCNNLDEAYIGVVDNQIEQNNKVFKLKVEDNKVSAQATSERADITLSINNISQLAFSYITLDQVLFLNNIEKNKKNKKAIDLLSGIFNKSNNYINEYV